A genomic stretch from uncultured Pseudodesulfovibrio sp. includes:
- a CDS encoding chloride channel protein, whose translation MSAERGEPLFQKLKRPNIRYLLLAILIGVLAGYGAVLFKYVLKLMQWVFYQNTSDFMTFAKSIPLWMKIAMPSAGGLVVGLLVTNFASEAKGHGVPEVMQAIALRGGRIRKRVAAAKIFASAVTIGSGGSVGREGPMVQIGASIGSSIGQLFKTPSVHMKTMVGCGAAAGIAATFNAPIAGVLFALEIIIGDFGVMQFSPVVLSSVTATAISRYYFGDFPHFAIPEYSIVTLWEYLFYPLLGVLSGFVALCFTKILYWFEDGFDAIAIPEWIKPAIGGALLGCVFAIFPQVFGVGYGAMNLALVNQMEFQLLFVLIFVKILASSITLGSGGSGGIFAPSLFLGCMTGGAFGFVLHSLLPAHTAMPGAYALVAMGGVVAGTTYAPITAILIIFEMTSDYSIILPLMLTCITATVMNSTIERASIYTTKLLRRGIDIEAGRERHLLDHIVVKEVMTRDFVTIPASAPLSQIIWTFKTENAPYLHVVDGEGRLTGIISFRDIRTVLNEEGLLDLIIAHDLATRDLVTVTTDDTLQEALDKITDRGVSQVPVLTSGKEKKLVGTLTESAINAAYNSAIVKAELAGGR comes from the coding sequence ATGTCCGCTGAACGGGGTGAACCGCTCTTTCAGAAGTTGAAAAGACCGAATATCAGGTATCTTCTTCTCGCCATACTTATCGGCGTGCTCGCCGGGTACGGCGCAGTCCTTTTCAAATACGTCCTCAAACTCATGCAATGGGTTTTTTATCAAAATACCAGCGATTTCATGACGTTTGCCAAGTCCATTCCTCTGTGGATGAAGATAGCCATGCCTTCCGCTGGCGGCTTGGTTGTCGGGCTCCTTGTGACCAACTTTGCGTCCGAAGCAAAAGGACATGGCGTACCGGAAGTCATGCAGGCTATTGCGCTCAGGGGAGGGCGTATTCGAAAACGCGTTGCTGCTGCCAAAATTTTCGCTTCGGCTGTGACGATCGGTTCAGGTGGGTCCGTAGGGCGTGAAGGGCCGATGGTCCAGATTGGCGCGTCCATTGGATCGTCAATCGGGCAGTTGTTCAAGACGCCCAGTGTGCACATGAAAACCATGGTCGGGTGTGGCGCGGCGGCAGGTATTGCCGCGACTTTCAACGCGCCTATTGCCGGTGTCCTGTTCGCGCTCGAAATAATAATAGGTGATTTCGGGGTCATGCAGTTCTCTCCGGTGGTCTTGTCTTCGGTCACGGCCACGGCTATTTCCCGCTATTATTTTGGAGATTTTCCCCATTTCGCCATTCCTGAGTATTCTATTGTGACGTTGTGGGAATATTTGTTTTACCCCTTGCTCGGTGTGCTCTCTGGGTTTGTCGCGTTGTGTTTTACCAAGATTTTGTATTGGTTTGAGGATGGATTCGACGCCATAGCCATTCCCGAATGGATCAAGCCGGCAATTGGTGGTGCGTTGCTCGGCTGTGTTTTTGCCATATTCCCGCAGGTTTTCGGCGTTGGCTATGGTGCCATGAATTTGGCGCTGGTCAACCAGATGGAATTCCAACTCCTGTTTGTTCTGATTTTTGTGAAGATACTGGCGTCATCGATCACGCTGGGGTCAGGCGGGTCGGGTGGTATCTTTGCACCATCGCTTTTTCTTGGCTGTATGACTGGCGGGGCATTTGGGTTTGTATTGCACTCTTTGCTCCCAGCGCATACAGCCATGCCCGGTGCGTATGCTCTGGTCGCCATGGGGGGCGTGGTGGCAGGAACGACGTATGCGCCCATCACCGCTATTCTGATAATTTTCGAGATGACTTCTGACTATTCGATCATTCTGCCCCTCATGCTGACCTGCATCACGGCAACGGTTATGAATTCCACCATTGAGCGCGCATCTATTTATACTACCAAGCTGCTTCGGCGCGGCATTGATATCGAGGCAGGACGTGAGCGACATCTGCTCGATCATATCGTGGTGAAAGAAGTCATGACCCGTGACTTTGTCACCATCCCGGCATCAGCACCGTTGTCTCAGATTATTTGGACATTTAAGACTGAAAACGCGCCATATCTGCATGTTGTGGACGGAGAGGGGCGGCTGACCGGCATAATTTCATTTCGTGATATTCGTACGGTTCTGAATGAAGAAGGGTTGCTTGATCTGATTATTGCCCATGATCTCGCGACCCGGGATTTGGTTACCGTCACTACCGATGACACCTTGCAGGAGGCGTTGGACAAGATCACGGACAGGGGTGTCTCTCAGGTACCAGTGTTGACGTCCGGCAAAGAAAAAAAACTGGTTGGAACACTGACGGAATCGGCTATCAATGCGGCTTACAATTCAGCCATCGTCAAGGCGGAGCTTGCCGGAGGGCGGTAA
- a CDS encoding YhcH/YjgK/YiaL family protein, with protein sequence MILDRLENADIYAKVHPAFATAFAILRREDLASLPEGRHEIDGNAIYAVVAKGPGRKVEEASIETHDKYIDIQYVIDGVDSMGWKARVDLGPETDQSDPAKDVAFYTDTPTVWTDATPGMFAIYFPEDAHLPMISDGMLHKVIVKVRV encoded by the coding sequence ATGATTCTGGATAGACTGGAAAATGCGGACATCTACGCAAAGGTGCATCCGGCCTTTGCAACGGCATTTGCCATACTGCGCAGAGAAGATCTGGCATCACTGCCGGAAGGACGACATGAGATTGACGGCAACGCCATTTACGCAGTGGTCGCAAAAGGCCCGGGCCGCAAGGTTGAAGAGGCTTCCATCGAAACTCACGACAAATACATCGACATCCAGTATGTGATCGACGGCGTGGACAGCATGGGATGGAAGGCACGCGTGGACCTCGGCCCGGAAACAGATCAATCTGATCCCGCCAAGGACGTAGCCTTTTACACGGACACCCCTACGGTCTGGACCGATGCCACTCCCGGCATGTTCGCCATCTACTTCCCGGAAGACGCGCATCTGCCCATGATCTCGGACGGCATGCTGCACAAGGTCATCGTCAAGGTTCGGGTCTAG
- a CDS encoding lysophospholipid acyltransferase family protein: MLRRIFFVLNLWIVTVYYSWKSMKVDPVTSTPEEYDRWGLAWGRAAVKLSGINIEADMGDVDPTGHYVFICNHQSNLDIPVLFDILKGNRIRFVAKKSLFDIPIYGKALAHSGHICVDRENRRAAMKSLNEAVEAAKGGISPVIFPEGTRNLNLEDLMEFKVGGMIIALKSGLPVVPIVMTNTGLIMGKGQLVIDNRPVVRVKALPIINPSDYTLKDREKFKDDLRKKMSAAYRELLAQG; the protein is encoded by the coding sequence ATGCTTCGACGTATATTTTTCGTGCTCAACCTGTGGATTGTAACTGTCTATTATAGTTGGAAGTCGATGAAGGTGGATCCTGTCACGTCCACTCCCGAGGAATATGATCGTTGGGGATTGGCCTGGGGGCGTGCCGCAGTTAAGCTGTCCGGCATCAATATTGAAGCAGATATGGGTGATGTGGACCCCACTGGACACTACGTTTTCATTTGCAATCATCAGTCGAATCTCGACATTCCGGTGTTGTTCGATATCCTCAAGGGCAACCGTATCCGATTTGTCGCTAAAAAGAGCCTGTTTGATATTCCCATTTACGGCAAGGCTCTGGCTCATTCCGGGCATATTTGTGTTGATCGTGAAAACCGTCGTGCAGCCATGAAGTCCCTGAATGAAGCTGTGGAAGCTGCCAAGGGCGGAATCTCTCCGGTTATATTCCCGGAAGGGACGCGCAACCTGAATCTTGAAGACCTCATGGAATTCAAAGTCGGCGGCATGATCATTGCCCTGAAGTCCGGTCTTCCGGTGGTGCCCATCGTCATGACCAATACAGGGCTCATTATGGGCAAGGGACAGCTGGTTATCGATAACCGGCCTGTGGTTCGGGTGAAGGCTCTACCTATCATTAACCCGTCCGACTATACACTCAAGGATCGAGAGAAGTTCAAGGATGATCTGCGCAAGAAGATGAGCGCGGCATACAGGGAACTGTTGGCGCAAGGATAG
- the rpsB gene encoding 30S ribosomal protein S2 has translation MAYVTMKQMLETGVHFGHQTRRWNPKMRPYIFGARNGIHIMDLQQTVKMFATAHDFIVDTVAKGGKVLFIGTKRQAQESVKAEAERAGMYFVTHRWMGGTLTNFQTIKRSIDRLKNLEQMFEDGSISRYTKKEAVGMNREVKKLNLALGGIKDLNEAPRAAFVIDPKREQIAIQECRKLGIPVVAVVDSNCDPDMVDYIIPGNDDAIRAIKLFATHMADACLEGAAMQKDYTAKAEAEAKAAKVAEAPKEEVKPEEKAQAPAEAPAEENK, from the coding sequence ATGGCTTACGTAACTATGAAGCAGATGCTGGAGACCGGCGTCCACTTCGGCCACCAGACCCGCCGTTGGAACCCCAAAATGCGCCCGTACATCTTCGGCGCCCGTAACGGCATCCACATCATGGACCTGCAGCAGACCGTCAAAATGTTTGCTACCGCCCATGATTTCATCGTCGACACCGTTGCCAAAGGCGGCAAAGTGCTGTTCATCGGCACCAAGCGTCAGGCTCAGGAATCCGTCAAGGCGGAAGCAGAACGTGCCGGCATGTATTTCGTCACTCATCGTTGGATGGGCGGCACCCTGACCAACTTCCAGACCATCAAGCGTTCCATCGACCGCCTCAAGAACCTCGAACAAATGTTCGAAGACGGCTCCATCTCCCGCTACACCAAGAAAGAAGCTGTGGGCATGAACCGTGAGGTCAAGAAACTGAACCTGGCTCTGGGCGGTATCAAGGATCTGAACGAAGCACCCCGTGCTGCTTTCGTAATCGATCCCAAGCGCGAACAGATCGCCATTCAGGAATGCCGCAAGCTCGGTATCCCGGTTGTCGCTGTTGTCGACTCCAACTGCGATCCCGACATGGTTGATTACATCATCCCCGGCAACGACGACGCTATCCGCGCCATCAAGCTGTTTGCCACTCACATGGCTGATGCCTGTCTCGAAGGCGCCGCCATGCAGAAGGATTACACAGCTAAAGCTGAAGCAGAGGCCAAGGCCGCCAAAGTTGCCGAGGCTCCCAAGGAAGAAGTAAAACCCGAAGAGAAGGCTCAGGCTCCTGCCGAAGCCCCCGCTGAGGAGAATAAATAA
- the fusA gene encoding elongation factor G, which translates to MPDLKTQRTYALVGHGGSGKTSVAEMLLFNAGVVTRLGKVEDGNTVLDYEPEEIKRRGSVQPGFASFKWKKNDHFLIDTPGDSNFAGDLSYSLTAADGVVMVIDAVDGVKPLTRKIWAQVQKLGLPSMIVINKMDRDRAEFDTAFNGISEALGARPALLYYPIGSKEDFKGVVDMMSGKALFFGEDGAVEEGDIPGDIADEVEMLRETMIENIAESDEDLMEKYFEDGELSPEDITKGLQSGVAAGELVPVVVSAALNCQGGQMILDTVQNLLPGPLTHKVWEGEEGERASSPDEPLACFVFKTQADPFAGQLTVVRVLSGELKSDSQLLNASNGEKERVGQLLVMNGKEQAQVKTPMGPGSIVVLAKLKNTHTGDTLVEKDEFKLVKPEIAPQLITFALAPAEKGDEDKVYSAVAKLLEEDITLTLARDEESGDILLSGMGQNHIEISVEKAKRRYKADIVLKTPKVPYRETFKTGATEVQGRHKKQSGGRGQFGDCWIHVAPRPSGAGYEFEDKIVGGSIPRQFIPAVDKGVQEVAARGVLAGYPVIDFQVTLYDGSYHNVDSSEMAFKVAGSIAFKKACEKAKMALLEPIMLVAVAVPDAFMGDVIGDLSSRRGKVLGSDSQAGLTEVKAHVPMAEMLKYAPDLNSMTGGQGTFFMEFASYEECPPQETEKVIAANKRADDGE; encoded by the coding sequence ATGCCTGACTTGAAAACTCAAAGAACTTATGCACTCGTCGGTCATGGCGGTAGCGGAAAAACTTCCGTCGCCGAGATGTTGCTTTTCAATGCCGGAGTTGTAACCCGCCTCGGGAAGGTCGAAGACGGAAACACCGTTCTCGATTATGAGCCCGAGGAAATCAAGCGTCGTGGTTCTGTTCAGCCTGGCTTTGCCAGCTTCAAGTGGAAAAAGAACGATCATTTCCTTATCGACACTCCAGGTGATTCCAACTTTGCAGGTGATCTTTCCTACAGCCTGACCGCAGCCGATGGAGTGGTTATGGTTATTGACGCCGTTGACGGCGTAAAACCCCTGACTCGCAAGATATGGGCGCAGGTACAGAAACTGGGGCTGCCCTCCATGATCGTCATCAACAAGATGGATCGTGACCGGGCTGAATTCGATACGGCGTTCAACGGAATTTCCGAAGCTCTCGGCGCCCGTCCAGCCCTGTTGTATTATCCTATCGGTTCCAAAGAGGACTTCAAGGGTGTGGTGGACATGATGTCCGGCAAGGCCCTTTTCTTCGGTGAAGACGGCGCAGTTGAAGAAGGGGACATCCCCGGCGATATCGCTGATGAAGTCGAAATGTTGCGTGAAACCATGATTGAGAACATCGCCGAGAGTGATGAAGATCTCATGGAAAAATATTTTGAAGATGGTGAGCTGTCGCCTGAAGATATAACCAAGGGGCTTCAGAGCGGCGTCGCTGCCGGAGAGCTTGTTCCTGTGGTCGTCTCGGCAGCCCTGAACTGCCAGGGTGGGCAGATGATCCTGGATACCGTGCAGAATCTGCTGCCCGGTCCTTTGACTCATAAGGTGTGGGAAGGCGAAGAGGGTGAACGCGCCAGTTCGCCTGACGAGCCTCTGGCGTGTTTCGTATTCAAAACCCAGGCCGACCCGTTTGCCGGTCAGCTTACCGTGGTTCGCGTCCTGTCCGGTGAACTCAAGTCCGATTCCCAGTTGCTCAATGCTTCCAACGGCGAAAAAGAGCGCGTTGGACAATTGCTGGTCATGAACGGCAAGGAACAGGCTCAGGTTAAAACTCCCATGGGGCCGGGCTCCATTGTTGTGCTGGCAAAGCTCAAGAATACGCATACCGGCGACACGCTGGTCGAGAAGGATGAGTTCAAGCTGGTCAAGCCGGAAATTGCTCCGCAGTTGATCACCTTTGCTCTGGCTCCGGCCGAGAAGGGGGACGAAGACAAGGTCTACTCCGCAGTTGCAAAACTGCTTGAAGAGGATATTACCCTGACGCTGGCCCGTGATGAAGAGTCCGGTGACATCCTGTTGTCCGGCATGGGACAGAATCATATTGAAATATCGGTGGAAAAAGCCAAGCGTCGCTACAAGGCCGACATTGTCCTGAAGACACCCAAGGTTCCGTACCGTGAAACCTTCAAGACTGGTGCCACCGAAGTTCAGGGCCGTCACAAGAAGCAGTCCGGCGGTCGCGGACAGTTTGGTGACTGCTGGATTCATGTGGCTCCCAGACCTTCCGGTGCCGGGTATGAATTTGAAGACAAGATTGTCGGAGGGTCCATCCCCCGTCAGTTTATTCCTGCTGTTGACAAGGGCGTTCAGGAAGTTGCCGCTCGCGGCGTGCTGGCCGGTTATCCGGTCATCGATTTCCAGGTGACGCTGTATGACGGCAGCTATCATAACGTTGACTCATCGGAGATGGCGTTCAAGGTGGCTGGATCAATCGCTTTCAAAAAAGCATGCGAAAAAGCCAAAATGGCTCTTCTTGAACCTATCATGCTTGTGGCAGTGGCAGTACCGGATGCTTTCATGGGCGACGTTATCGGTGACCTGTCCTCTCGTCGCGGCAAGGTGCTGGGGTCCGATTCCCAGGCCGGTCTGACCGAGGTCAAGGCGCATGTCCCCATGGCTGAAATGCTCAAGTATGCCCCTGATCTGAACTCCATGACCGGCGGTCAGGGTACGTTCTTCATGGAATTTGCTTCCTATGAAGAATGCCCGCCACAGGAAACCGAAAAGGTTATCGCTGCAAATAAAAGGGCGGATGACGGCGAATAG
- the tsf gene encoding translation elongation factor Ts, which translates to MSITAAQVKDLREKTGAGMMDCKKALVESGGDEEKAVMYLREKGLSKAAKKAGRATSEGLITPYLSEDGKTAVISELLCETDFVAKGDDFTAFAQALSEKIAGLDVTTGSADDLPADVADVTDLIAKLGENMGVGRFAKITTEGVLGIYLHSNNKLAAIVELTGTDDTDMAKDIAMHVAAMNPACMTSDELPQDVLEKEKALYMKQAMDEGKPENIAEKIVSGRLNKFYKEVCLVEQAFIKDDKQTIKQILGGAAVASFQRLALGEKAE; encoded by the coding sequence ATGTCGATCACTGCTGCACAAGTTAAGGACCTGCGCGAAAAGACCGGCGCAGGCATGATGGATTGCAAAAAAGCCCTGGTTGAATCCGGTGGCGACGAAGAAAAAGCAGTCATGTACCTTCGTGAGAAGGGCCTGTCCAAAGCCGCAAAGAAGGCCGGACGCGCCACCTCCGAAGGTCTGATCACCCCATATCTCTCTGAAGACGGCAAGACCGCTGTCATCTCCGAGCTGCTCTGCGAAACCGACTTCGTTGCCAAAGGCGACGACTTCACCGCTTTCGCACAGGCTCTGTCCGAGAAGATCGCCGGCCTGGACGTCACCACAGGCTCTGCAGACGACCTGCCTGCCGACGTCGCCGACGTCACCGACCTCATCGCCAAACTCGGTGAAAACATGGGTGTCGGCCGTTTTGCCAAGATCACTACTGAAGGCGTGCTCGGAATCTACCTGCACTCCAACAACAAGCTTGCCGCCATCGTCGAGCTGACAGGCACCGACGACACTGACATGGCCAAAGACATTGCCATGCACGTTGCTGCCATGAATCCTGCCTGCATGACCTCTGATGAGCTGCCCCAGGATGTCCTGGAAAAGGAAAAAGCTCTGTACATGAAGCAGGCAATGGACGAAGGCAAGCCTGAGAACATCGCCGAAAAGATCGTTTCCGGTCGTCTGAACAAGTTCTACAAGGAAGTCTGTCTCGTTGAGCAGGCTTTCATCAAAGACGACAAGCAGACCATCAAGCAGATCCTTGGTGGCGCAGCTGTCGCCAGCTTCCAGCGACTCGCCCTTGGAGAAAAGGCTGAGTAG
- a CDS encoding ribonuclease J, whose amino-acid sequence MGDAPTPALSLYPLGGLGEIGMNCMLYRTQSSMVMVDCGLMFPEDYHFGVDVVIPCFDYVLKNKRILHGIVLTHGHEDHIGALPWLLQNVDVPVYGSEFTLGLVENKLKEHDLDRWADLRPVRPYDRVLLGDFRFNFIPVCHSIIQGFGLGIETPVGRVVHTGDFKIDRNPLGGHATDLGAFRKFSEDGVLLMLSDSTNVETEGFALTEREIKVSLREIFSKAKGRILVSLFSSHIQRMQEVFDLADAEGRKVAISGKSLHRNIELARDLGYLKMPKGILIDLDRLDEYGDSELVLLVTGSQGEPLAALSRMAMGEHRQLSVKPDDLVILSSRFIPGNVKAINRVINNLYRLGAEVLYEKMHGIHASGHAHAGELTLMLETVRPEYFIPVHGEYRHLVKHRRLAAECGVEDEKSMVVENGQPVTFFEDGSMAFEPRISAEKILVDGKGVGDVGQSVLKERQLLAGEGMVIVVMVVDEATGEISMGPDIMSKGFVFEQQYMHLLEDAKCIIFDVHENIAPGDTAKLKERIRSALRRFFRKVLGRDPVVVPLVISI is encoded by the coding sequence ATGGGAGACGCACCCACACCTGCACTGAGTCTGTACCCTCTCGGAGGACTCGGCGAAATAGGCATGAATTGCATGCTGTATCGAACGCAATCGTCCATGGTCATGGTGGATTGCGGTCTCATGTTTCCTGAAGACTACCATTTCGGCGTGGATGTGGTTATCCCCTGTTTCGATTACGTGCTCAAGAACAAGCGTATTTTGCACGGCATCGTGCTGACCCATGGTCACGAGGACCATATCGGTGCATTGCCGTGGCTGCTCCAGAACGTTGACGTGCCGGTCTATGGGTCCGAGTTTACTCTTGGCCTGGTGGAAAACAAGCTCAAGGAGCATGATCTGGATCGTTGGGCAGACCTGCGTCCTGTCAGGCCGTATGATCGTGTTTTGCTGGGTGATTTCCGTTTCAATTTCATCCCTGTCTGTCACTCCATCATCCAGGGGTTCGGCTTAGGCATTGAAACCCCTGTCGGGCGGGTGGTTCATACCGGCGATTTCAAGATAGACCGGAATCCGCTGGGTGGTCATGCTACGGACCTGGGAGCATTTCGTAAATTTTCCGAAGACGGTGTCCTTCTCATGCTGTCGGATTCCACCAACGTTGAGACCGAAGGGTTTGCTCTGACCGAGCGTGAAATCAAAGTTTCATTGCGTGAAATTTTCTCCAAGGCCAAAGGCCGCATCCTTGTCTCACTTTTTTCCAGCCATATACAACGGATGCAGGAGGTCTTTGACCTAGCAGATGCCGAAGGGCGCAAAGTGGCCATATCCGGTAAATCTCTGCATCGAAATATCGAACTGGCGCGAGATCTCGGTTACCTCAAGATGCCGAAAGGTATACTCATTGATCTGGACCGTCTTGATGAGTATGGCGACTCCGAGCTTGTCTTGCTTGTGACGGGATCGCAGGGAGAACCGTTGGCCGCACTTTCTCGTATGGCCATGGGTGAACATCGTCAGTTGTCAGTCAAGCCGGACGATCTGGTTATTCTTTCTTCCCGATTCATTCCGGGGAACGTTAAGGCGATCAATCGGGTCATCAACAACCTGTATCGGCTGGGTGCTGAAGTTTTGTATGAAAAGATGCATGGTATCCATGCGTCAGGTCATGCCCATGCCGGTGAGTTGACGCTCATGCTGGAGACTGTGCGGCCTGAGTATTTCATTCCTGTCCATGGTGAGTATCGTCATCTGGTCAAGCATCGTCGCCTGGCTGCGGAGTGTGGCGTTGAGGATGAGAAGTCCATGGTCGTGGAGAACGGTCAGCCCGTGACATTTTTTGAAGATGGTTCCATGGCGTTCGAACCTCGAATTTCTGCTGAGAAGATTCTGGTGGACGGCAAGGGGGTTGGCGACGTGGGCCAGAGTGTGCTCAAGGAACGCCAACTACTGGCTGGAGAAGGCATGGTCATCGTGGTTATGGTGGTGGATGAAGCTACCGGCGAAATTTCCATGGGGCCGGATATCATGAGCAAGGGATTTGTGTTCGAGCAGCAATATATGCATCTTCTTGAAGACGCCAAATGTATTATTTTCGATGTGCATGAAAATATCGCTCCTGGTGATACCGCCAAGCTCAAGGAACGTATTCGTTCCGCCTTGCGTCGTTTCTTCCGCAAAGTTCTTGGACGTGATCCGGTTGTTGTTCCCCTGGTCATTTCCATCTAG
- a CDS encoding spore photoproduct lyase family protein, protein MTRQLPIHLRKIGHVFVDESMQDSPIAQRVREKLTVTDQADIPWTVVPPEQDRVEFDEGDTQALYLKEYKGKFLRFCPGTRAYHCCGYRIIHIGENCPMACSYCILQAYFQDRVLKIWANQDALFTELGNAIGADPNTRYRVGTGEFTDSLALEHLTGYSHNLIEFLQDYDNVVLELKSKVVDLSWMDATTRTDRVLPAWSLNAPFINEHEEFDVSTLTERLEAARTCAEAGFKVCLHFDPIIHYPGWREGYAEIIDRIFDYVRPENIAYMSLGSFRCMPQLNPIIADNFPDTSYIYNEFVPGLDGKARLLRPLRVEQFSFMIDRLRKHGMNKQLYFCMESTEVWNEVFGFAPKDFGGLGNHLMAQAFGE, encoded by the coding sequence ATGACTAGGCAACTCCCCATCCACCTCCGTAAAATCGGCCATGTCTTCGTGGATGAATCCATGCAGGATTCTCCCATAGCGCAACGGGTACGCGAAAAACTGACCGTGACTGATCAGGCTGATATCCCATGGACCGTTGTCCCGCCGGAACAAGACCGTGTGGAGTTTGACGAAGGAGACACACAGGCGCTGTATCTCAAAGAATATAAAGGAAAATTCCTCCGGTTCTGTCCGGGCACCCGGGCCTATCATTGCTGTGGCTATCGCATCATTCATATCGGCGAGAACTGCCCTATGGCCTGCTCCTATTGTATTTTGCAGGCATACTTTCAGGACCGCGTGCTCAAGATATGGGCCAATCAGGACGCACTCTTCACCGAACTTGGCAATGCCATCGGAGCGGACCCGAACACCCGTTACCGCGTTGGTACCGGCGAATTCACCGACTCACTGGCACTGGAACACCTAACCGGATACTCCCATAATCTCATAGAATTTCTTCAGGATTACGACAATGTGGTGCTGGAACTGAAATCCAAGGTCGTCGACCTCTCCTGGATGGACGCCACCACCCGTACGGACCGCGTACTCCCAGCATGGTCCCTGAACGCACCGTTCATCAATGAGCACGAAGAATTCGACGTCTCCACCCTGACGGAACGCCTTGAGGCCGCCCGCACCTGTGCCGAAGCCGGATTCAAAGTCTGCCTTCACTTCGACCCGATCATCCACTACCCCGGCTGGCGGGAGGGATACGCCGAAATCATCGACAGAATATTTGATTATGTACGTCCAGAGAACATAGCATACATGTCCCTCGGTTCGTTTCGCTGCATGCCGCAGCTTAATCCGATTATTGCTGATAATTTCCCCGACACCTCCTATATTTATAATGAATTTGTACCAGGTCTTGACGGCAAGGCCCGACTGCTCCGTCCCCTGCGAGTGGAACAGTTCTCCTTCATGATCGACCGGCTTCGCAAGCACGGCATGAACAAGCAGCTCTACTTCTGCATGGAATCCACCGAAGTCTGGAACGAAGTATTCGGATTCGCACCCAAGGATTTCGGGGGACTGGGGAACCACTTGATGGCGCAGGCTTTTGGGGAATGA
- a CDS encoding L-serine ammonia-lyase, iron-sulfur-dependent, subunit alpha, with translation MQFTVKDVLSIQVAPALGCTEPVAIALGAASAMSLLPSKSFDSLEIAVDPNVYKNGLAVCIPGANGLSGLDMAAALGAVGGDPALRLEVLQPINDEFVNAANKAIADNKVTVTLLKEQQGLLIRTKITSGDNVAESVIEDLHDNITSLTLNGVPTESPLIEINPTGAPSPVAAMEEWLKGLSLNDLIALTDQLDDDDFAFLQHGVDVNMRLAEQGLKYGLGLGVGKTLERLVRQGLIKKDMMLAARILASGAADARMSGASLPAMSSAGSGNHGLTAILPIWAVKDYVDDIESKSVLEAIALSHIVTAYVKAHTGRLSAICGCSVAAGAGATAGITFLLGGDAKHIAGAIKNLLEDLAGIICDGAKTGCALKLATAAGTAVQAALFSLQGVNVHDTDGIIGQSSEDTMRNIGTLAVDGMIQTDKTILAIMLEKQFSDV, from the coding sequence ATGCAGTTCACGGTTAAAGACGTTCTCAGCATTCAGGTTGCACCAGCCCTTGGCTGTACCGAACCGGTCGCCATTGCACTGGGCGCAGCCTCGGCCATGTCCCTGCTCCCGTCCAAGAGTTTCGATTCTCTTGAAATCGCCGTGGACCCCAATGTCTATAAAAACGGTCTGGCTGTATGCATTCCCGGAGCCAACGGCCTCTCGGGTCTGGACATGGCCGCAGCCCTCGGTGCTGTCGGTGGCGATCCGGCGCTGCGCTTAGAAGTGCTTCAACCCATCAACGATGAATTCGTAAACGCTGCCAATAAAGCCATTGCCGACAATAAAGTGACCGTCACCCTGCTCAAGGAGCAGCAGGGATTGCTGATCAGAACCAAGATTACCTCCGGCGATAATGTCGCCGAGTCCGTCATTGAAGACCTCCACGACAATATCACTTCGCTGACACTTAACGGAGTTCCCACGGAAAGCCCACTCATCGAGATCAACCCCACAGGAGCACCCTCCCCTGTAGCGGCCATGGAAGAATGGCTCAAAGGATTGTCTCTCAACGATCTCATAGCCCTCACCGACCAGCTTGATGATGACGATTTCGCTTTTCTTCAGCATGGAGTGGACGTCAACATGCGACTGGCAGAGCAGGGGCTCAAATACGGGCTGGGCCTCGGTGTCGGCAAGACACTGGAACGCCTCGTTCGTCAGGGACTCATCAAAAAGGACATGATGCTGGCTGCCCGCATCCTCGCTTCAGGTGCAGCCGATGCCCGCATGTCAGGCGCGTCGCTTCCCGCCATGAGTTCCGCCGGGTCCGGCAACCACGGCCTGACAGCCATCCTGCCCATCTGGGCAGTGAAGGACTACGTGGACGACATAGAGAGCAAATCTGTATTGGAAGCCATCGCCCTTTCCCATATCGTTACGGCCTACGTCAAAGCGCACACAGGCCGGTTGTCTGCCATCTGCGGCTGTTCCGTTGCCGCAGGCGCCGGAGCGACCGCTGGCATAACATTCCTGCTCGGCGGAGATGCCAAGCACATTGCCGGAGCCATCAAGAATCTGCTTGAAGATTTAGCGGGTATCATCTGCGACGGAGCCAAAACCGGCTGTGCACTCAAGCTTGCCACGGCAGCAGGGACAGCCGTGCAAGCGGCACTGTTCTCACTCCAAGGTGTCAACGTTCACGACACGGACGGCATCATCGGTCAGTCGTCCGAGGACACCATGCGCAACATCGGAACCCTGGCTGTGGACGGCATGATTCAGACAGACAAAACCATTTTGGCTATCATGCTCGAAAAACAGTTCAGCGACGTATAA